Proteins encoded together in one Telopea speciosissima isolate NSW1024214 ecotype Mountain lineage chromosome 6, Tspe_v1, whole genome shotgun sequence window:
- the LOC122665645 gene encoding uncharacterized protein LOC122665645, which translates to MDFATFLDSSSLLPLPSKGNKFNWSNSRERGNVAAVLDRSFCNSAWLDLYNDAYQRVLPRSVSDHLLLVVFSDLVPKPVNCPFRLHRFWLEHYDFAAVVSQSWVEYVSGFPFFVVTQKLKRLKAILRIWSRSAFPNVNLEVDRARTALEDAQEVVKNVGCSEYLIQCESQAKQEYINAIKLEEKLWLEKSRNRALTCGDRNTRFFYLATKIRRSKNFIRVLKKADGNLINDASQISNYITDFYESFHRRANSDAHPEILSCIPSVILPDDNAFLTTVPSKKEIKAAVFDLDPDSAPGPDGFPDVFFRCCWNIIERDVCRVISNFFREGIITKGVNSNFITLIPKIEGAVTLDKFRPICLGHFLYKLIPKIVTTQLSGILPKLISEEQGVFQKGKVIFSNICVASEITNSLHVKSHGGRHGS; encoded by the coding sequence ATGGATTTTGCTACTTTTTTGGACTCCTCTTCCCTCTTGCCTCTGCCTTCCAAAGGGAATAAATTTAACTGGAGCAATAGCAGGGAGCGAGGGAACGTAGCTGCTGTGTTGGACAGAAGTTTCTGCAATTCGGCTTGGCTAGATCTTTATAATGATGCATACCAGCGTGTTCTTCCGAGATCGGTATCGGACCACTTACTGCTAGTAGTTTTCTCTGATCTAGTGCCCAAGCCTGTGAACTGCCCCTTCAGGCTTCATCGCTTTTGGCTGGAACACTACGACTTTGCTGCTGTAGTAAGTCAATCATGGGTTGAGTATGTTTCGGGTTTCCCCTTTTTTGTGGTTACTCAGAAGTTAAAGAGGTTAAAAGCCATTCTAAGAATCTGGTCACGGTCGGCCTTTCCTAATGTGAACCTAGAGGTGGATCGGGCCAGAACTGCTCTTGAGGATGCCCAAGAGGTCGTTAAAAATGTGGGTTGTTCTGAGTATCTCATCCAATGTGAAAGCCAGGCTAAACAAGAGTATATTAATGCTATCAAACTGGAAGAAAAGCTTTGGTTAGAGAAGTCCAGAAATCGGGCTCTAACATGCGGCGATCGGAATACAAGATTCTTCTATCTAGCAACGAAGATCAGACGCTCAAAAAACTTCATTAGGGTGTTGAAGAAGGCAGATGGGAACCTGATCAATGATGCTTCCCAAATCAGTAACTATATTACAGATTTTTATGAATCTTTCCATAGGCGGGCGAACTCTGATGCCCACCCTGAGATTTTGTCTTGTATCCCTTCGGTTATCTTGCCAGATGATAATGCTTTTCTTACTACAGTTCCAAGTAAGAAGGAGATCAAAGCAGCAGTTTTCGACTTGGATCCAGATAGTGCTCCAGGGCCCGATGGTTTCCCAGATGTGTTTTTTAGATGCTGTTGGAATATTATTGAGAGGGATGTGTGTCGTGTTATCTCAAATTTTTTCCGTGAAGGCATTATCACTAAGGGGGTTAATAGTAACTTTATTACTTTAATCCCTAAAATTGAAGGTGCAGTTACCCTTGACAAGTTTCGGCCTATTTGTTTGGGACATTTCCTATATAAACTGATCCCAAAAATTGTAACCACCCAGTTATCTGGGATTTTACCAAAGTTGATTTCAGAGGAGCAAGGAGTgttccaaaaaggaaaagtcaTTTTTTCCAATATCTGTGTGGCGTCTGAAATTACAAACTCTCTTCACGTTAAATCTCATGGGGGGAGGCATGGGTCTTAA